One stretch of Armigeres subalbatus isolate Guangzhou_Male chromosome 2, GZ_Asu_2, whole genome shotgun sequence DNA includes these proteins:
- the LOC134216128 gene encoding uncharacterized protein LOC134216128 isoform X2: MPYRKKRFESLSDDVVQSLLLYFTSVGRVVDKLISKNDKVVAAWYDTVGDYLHSYLFPVTKYCFYSGNVSYPQVKSVQKYYKQVKLRLDTDGYGWSHPRLDPSAVQPYVQVLKSYQIYTNCSELVFASNAEIPLPKIELDDESHKAISLWVPLKSRQVYDPRTKASLSVLRIYAETVLHCTPTGKQTIQFATRYIRWIDENLTKCLLDAAFYPGLESILRIKKSFEADIAVNSFVKKSVAEDANEFSSAPRGLFATLLGSDDPPSETENEDQDELTEDERRWNRIKVLTATLFFVLFFLILIIVISVKISMNRKTMKRKAAVKKEHFKPPSRRKYLTRREDLSDEEVLLTMEKRPNPSETSGSGWRPFRPPLRRDKNHQEPTTSRPVPPFSDTEEDEFHPLQTNQSERTPLIADQSTKKKRRCGRGCLCLMCITKPKGGHELHDRQNNSAYKLANKKLDPTSNRQKSERPPIIRTDMVKGPP; the protein is encoded by the exons ATGCCGTACCGAAAGAAACGATTCGAATCTCTATCCGATGATGTTGTGCAAAGTCTTCTACTGTACTTCACTTCCGTTGGTAGAGTGGTGGACAAGTTGATATCAAAAAATGATAAGGTCGTTGCCGCTTGGTACGATACTGTAGGGGACTATTTGCACAGTTATCTGTTTCCAGTgacaaaatactgtttttacTCCGGAAACGTAAGCTACCCGCAGGTAAAAAGCGTCCAGAAGTATTATAAGCAAGTGAAATTGCGACTCGATACGGATGGTTATGGTTGGTCTCATCCAAGGCTTGATCCTAGCGCAGTTCAACCATACGTTCAGGTTCTTAAGTCATATCAAATCTACACAAATTGTTCAGAGTTAGTTTTTGCCTCGAATGCTGAAATCCCTCTTCCAAAGATAGAACTTGATGATGAATCTCATAAAGCTATATCGTTGTGGGTTCCGCTAAAGTCAAGACAAGTATACGATCCTCGGACTAAGGCTTCTTTGTCGGTGCTTAGAATTTATGCGGAAACCGTCCTACACTGTACACCCACTGGAAAGCAAACCATTCAGTTTGCCACCAGATATATTCGGTGGATCGATGAAAATTTGACTAAATGCCTTTTGGATGCCGCTTTCTATCCTGGTTTGGAGTCAATTCTACGAATCAAGAAATCATTCGAAGCTGATATCGCTGTTAATTCATTTGTTAAGAAATCTGTCGCTGAAGATGCAAATGAGTTTAGTTCTGCCCCCAGGGGATTGTTCGCTACCTTGTTGGGGTCCGACGATCCACCATCGGAAACGGAAAATGAAGATCAAGACGAATTGACAGAAGATGAACGACGTTGGAACCGGATAAAGGTCCTAACGGCAACTCTCTTTTTTGTACTCttctttctgattttgattATCGTCATATCGGTCAAGATTAGTATGAATAGAAAAACGATGAAACGAAAAGCCGCTGTCAAAAAGGAACACTTCAAGCCACCGAGTCGTAGAAAATACCTAACGCGAAGAGAAGATCTGTCAGACGAAGAAGTACTGCTGACGATGGAGAAACGGCCCAATCCGTCAGAAACCAGTG gaAGTGGATGGAGACCCTTTAGGCCTCCATTACGACGAGACAAAAACCATCAAGAGCCAACAACCAGCAGACCAGTACCACCATTCTCCGACACTGAAGAAGACGAGTTTCATCCGCTACAAACGAACCAATCGGAGCGAACTCCCCTAATCGCTGACCAAAGCACGAAGAAAAAACGTCGCTGCGGACGAGGGTGCTTGTGCTTGATGTGTATCACGAAGCCAAAAGGCGGACATGAACTTCACGATCGGCAAAACAATTCAGCGTACAAGTTGGCGAACAAAAAGTTGGATCCAACCAGTAATCGACAGAAATCAGAGAGACCACCGATCATAAGAACGGACATGGTGAAAGGGCCGCCATGA
- the LOC134216128 gene encoding uncharacterized protein LOC134216128 isoform X1, translating to MHIVSVDWTRGTLLRVYFYFLLLLLLGASMQSMSFAAVTEDQFAYGTVLFNSVGRCFDSNDPTMMEAKRIFQDLMPYRKKRFESLSDDVVQSLLLYFTSVGRVVDKLISKNDKVVAAWYDTVGDYLHSYLFPVTKYCFYSGNVSYPQVKSVQKYYKQVKLRLDTDGYGWSHPRLDPSAVQPYVQVLKSYQIYTNCSELVFASNAEIPLPKIELDDESHKAISLWVPLKSRQVYDPRTKASLSVLRIYAETVLHCTPTGKQTIQFATRYIRWIDENLTKCLLDAAFYPGLESILRIKKSFEADIAVNSFVKKSVAEDANEFSSAPRGLFATLLGSDDPPSETENEDQDELTEDERRWNRIKVLTATLFFVLFFLILIIVISVKISMNRKTMKRKAAVKKEHFKPPSRRKYLTRREDLSDEEVLLTMEKRPNPSETSGSGWRPFRPPLRRDKNHQEPTTSRPVPPFSDTEEDEFHPLQTNQSERTPLIADQSTKKKRRCGRGCLCLMCITKPKGGHELHDRQNNSAYKLANKKLDPTSNRQKSERPPIIRTDMVKGPP from the exons ATGCATATAGTCTCTGTTGATTGGACACGAGGAACATTGTTGCGagtctatttctatttcttgtTGCTCTTGCTGCTAGGCGCGAGTATGCAAAGTATGAGTTTTGCCGCGGTTACAGAAGATCAGTTTGCATACGGAACCGTATTATTTAACAGCGTCGGGAGATGTTTCGATTCGAATGACCCAACAATGATGGAAGCCAAGCGGATATTCCAA GACCTCATGCCGTACCGAAAGAAACGATTCGAATCTCTATCCGATGATGTTGTGCAAAGTCTTCTACTGTACTTCACTTCCGTTGGTAGAGTGGTGGACAAGTTGATATCAAAAAATGATAAGGTCGTTGCCGCTTGGTACGATACTGTAGGGGACTATTTGCACAGTTATCTGTTTCCAGTgacaaaatactgtttttacTCCGGAAACGTAAGCTACCCGCAGGTAAAAAGCGTCCAGAAGTATTATAAGCAAGTGAAATTGCGACTCGATACGGATGGTTATGGTTGGTCTCATCCAAGGCTTGATCCTAGCGCAGTTCAACCATACGTTCAGGTTCTTAAGTCATATCAAATCTACACAAATTGTTCAGAGTTAGTTTTTGCCTCGAATGCTGAAATCCCTCTTCCAAAGATAGAACTTGATGATGAATCTCATAAAGCTATATCGTTGTGGGTTCCGCTAAAGTCAAGACAAGTATACGATCCTCGGACTAAGGCTTCTTTGTCGGTGCTTAGAATTTATGCGGAAACCGTCCTACACTGTACACCCACTGGAAAGCAAACCATTCAGTTTGCCACCAGATATATTCGGTGGATCGATGAAAATTTGACTAAATGCCTTTTGGATGCCGCTTTCTATCCTGGTTTGGAGTCAATTCTACGAATCAAGAAATCATTCGAAGCTGATATCGCTGTTAATTCATTTGTTAAGAAATCTGTCGCTGAAGATGCAAATGAGTTTAGTTCTGCCCCCAGGGGATTGTTCGCTACCTTGTTGGGGTCCGACGATCCACCATCGGAAACGGAAAATGAAGATCAAGACGAATTGACAGAAGATGAACGACGTTGGAACCGGATAAAGGTCCTAACGGCAACTCTCTTTTTTGTACTCttctttctgattttgattATCGTCATATCGGTCAAGATTAGTATGAATAGAAAAACGATGAAACGAAAAGCCGCTGTCAAAAAGGAACACTTCAAGCCACCGAGTCGTAGAAAATACCTAACGCGAAGAGAAGATCTGTCAGACGAAGAAGTACTGCTGACGATGGAGAAACGGCCCAATCCGTCAGAAACCAGTG gaAGTGGATGGAGACCCTTTAGGCCTCCATTACGACGAGACAAAAACCATCAAGAGCCAACAACCAGCAGACCAGTACCACCATTCTCCGACACTGAAGAAGACGAGTTTCATCCGCTACAAACGAACCAATCGGAGCGAACTCCCCTAATCGCTGACCAAAGCACGAAGAAAAAACGTCGCTGCGGACGAGGGTGCTTGTGCTTGATGTGTATCACGAAGCCAAAAGGCGGACATGAACTTCACGATCGGCAAAACAATTCAGCGTACAAGTTGGCGAACAAAAAGTTGGATCCAACCAGTAATCGACAGAAATCAGAGAGACCACCGATCATAAGAACGGACATGGTGAAAGGGCCGCCATGA